In Candidatus Eisenbacteria bacterium, one genomic interval encodes:
- the ftsA gene encoding cell division protein FtsA, which yields MAEGKVYAGLDIGTTKITAVVAGRDERGDGMRILGIGTAPSDGLRRGVVVNLERTVRSIQHAVEEAERMSGATIKSVCAGIAGDHIRGLLSRGVIAVSRKDSEIRAGDVERVIEAAKAVAIPADREILHVLPQAYVVDEQDGIRDPVGMSGVRLEAEVHIITGAASACRNVLRAAEKAGLQVDDLVLEPLASADAVLMQDEKDMGVALLDIGGGTTD from the coding sequence ATGGCGGAAGGGAAGGTCTACGCGGGGCTCGACATCGGAACGACGAAGATCACGGCGGTCGTCGCCGGGCGCGACGAGCGCGGCGACGGCATGCGGATCCTCGGGATCGGCACCGCTCCCTCGGACGGGCTCCGCCGCGGGGTGGTCGTGAATCTCGAGCGCACGGTCCGCTCCATCCAGCACGCGGTGGAGGAGGCCGAGCGGATGTCCGGCGCGACGATCAAGTCGGTCTGCGCCGGAATCGCGGGCGATCACATCCGCGGGCTCCTCTCCCGCGGCGTCATCGCCGTCTCGCGCAAGGACTCCGAGATCCGCGCGGGAGACGTCGAGCGCGTGATCGAGGCCGCCAAGGCGGTCGCGATCCCCGCGGACCGCGAGATCCTCCACGTCCTACCCCAGGCCTACGTCGTCGACGAGCAGGACGGGATCCGGGATCCCGTCGGGATGTCCGGCGTCCGCCTCGAGGCCGAGGTGCACATCATCACCGGCGCGGCTTCCGCGTGCAGGAACGTCCTGCGCGCCGCCGAGAAGGCGGGACTCCAGGTGGACGACCTCGTGCTCGAGCCTCTCGCGTCGGCCGACGCGGTCCTCATGCAGGACGAGAAGGACATGGGCGTCGCACTCCTCGACATCGGAGGCGGCACGACGGACAT
- a CDS encoding FtsQ-type POTRA domain-containing protein, producing MRAGYAGTPTWKLPARRRRNRRLLALAAGLGLTALVAPALVRPAARALAVIPFFRAGDVEITGLLYLSAEEVRARTPVREGDNLLLLDTRRVEEELRRHPRIADARVSKVPGRVRVEIRERRTALLVNAGKLLEVDPAGTILSPLERGLVADRPVLSGVPFPTVQAGARVTTARLHDVLRLVSLLESPEVGLVSDVSEIVSESPNRALLRTLNGGIPILVDPERVNLSSMRALAATMRDLRDKSRHVLAVDARYRGQIVVRCAPGDSLSGVVAPREAT from the coding sequence GTGAGAGCCGGATATGCGGGCACTCCGACCTGGAAGCTCCCCGCGCGACGGCGCCGCAACCGGAGGCTCCTCGCGCTCGCGGCGGGCCTGGGGCTGACCGCGCTCGTCGCGCCCGCGCTCGTCCGTCCGGCCGCGCGCGCGCTGGCGGTGATCCCCTTCTTCCGCGCCGGCGACGTGGAGATCACCGGGCTTCTCTACCTCTCGGCCGAGGAAGTGCGAGCCCGCACGCCCGTGCGCGAGGGGGACAATTTGCTCCTCCTCGACACCCGACGCGTCGAGGAAGAGCTCCGGCGCCACCCGCGGATCGCGGACGCCCGCGTCTCGAAGGTGCCCGGCCGCGTCCGGGTCGAGATCCGCGAGCGGCGCACGGCGCTCCTCGTGAACGCGGGGAAGCTCCTCGAGGTGGATCCCGCCGGGACGATCCTCTCTCCCCTCGAGCGCGGGCTCGTCGCGGACCGCCCCGTTCTCTCGGGCGTGCCGTTCCCGACCGTGCAGGCGGGGGCGCGCGTCACCACGGCGCGGCTCCACGACGTGCTCCGGCTCGTGTCCCTCCTCGAGTCTCCCGAGGTCGGGCTCGTGTCGGACGTATCCGAGATCGTGTCGGAGTCTCCGAACCGGGCGCTCCTGCGCACCCTGAACGGCGGGATTCCCATCCTCGTGGACCCGGAGCGCGTGAATTTGTCGTCGATGCGCGCTTTGGCCGCGACGATGAGAGATCTTCGTGATAAAAGTCGCCATGTGCTCGCGGTCGACGCGCGCTACCGGGGCCAGATCGTGGTGCGGTGCGCGCCCGGAGACAGCCTGAGTGGGGTGGTCGCTCCTCGCGAAGCGACCTAG